CCAATACATATGGGTTGTTTGGATAATCGTATTCCCTTTTCCACTCTATACCTAGTTCAAACCGTATACCAATATCCCAATTATAAAATAAAGGTGGCCTTAGCTCTAAATTGGGGAATGTGTCTTGCATAAAATCTTTTAAATTCATTCCTACACCTCATAAAATTCAATCTGCAGATCTTCAAGATCTATACATACAATTGTCGACTTGATTCATATCCCCTTTTTCGGTAACTTTTTTTACTTTAACAAAGGACGGCTGCTTGTTCAGCAAACGACACATTTATTCGATTAAAAGTGAACCTTCCTACAATCTACAAAACATACCTTGTAAGGTGCTATTTGAAGTGCTATCGATTAAGCACCCTTTAACTTAAAGGGTTTATTATCGTGCTCCATCATAAAACTCATCCTCATCATCAGTATCATCGATTATTTGAGTCTCGCAGCATAAATCTGAGTCATAAGAGATTTTAACAAAGACGGTATCCTGGCTGTCTCCTTTTAGTAAAGTAATTTTTATGTTTTTAGTGTGTTGACCATCAATATTCTCGTCGATATATGCTACCTTTGCTTTTTTATGTTCCTTCGCGTAAATATAGATTACTCCATCATTTTTTTCAAAGCTATGCACCATTTCATCTTTATAGGCGTCCACATTCATCAGCCATTGCTGAACATCCTGTGGAAGTTCTTCATCTTTAGATAGGTATTCATAATCGACTACGTTTTGGTCTATTTGTTGTTCAATATTGCACCCACTCAAAATATATAAAGAAAGCAGCAGGATTACACTGAATTGTTTCATACCATTCTCCTTTCTATCATTAGACGGAACGGACTTATTTTTTGGTTCAGATTATTTTATGTACTGCTGTTCTAAGAAAATTCGATTTTCCATTCTACCCTTTTCAGTTAAATTTTTTAGAGCCGGTTTTTTAAAAAAAGGGACAGTTCACCTTACCTGTCCCTCCGTCTCCATATATCTATATGCTTACCTCTTTATTTTTCAACACTTTAAATGTAATGGCGCCCAGGACGACCGAAAGTACGCCCATCCAAAGAATTGCTGCAAAAGGATATAAGAGTGGATACCCGAATATGTTGATGGTTTTGAATTGGACGAACAGGAACTCCACCTTCATGATGTATAGATAAGAAAATTTCACCATATCGGAGACCCATGCTTTCATTGGCACCATTTCCACTGCCATAAATGGCAGTGAAAATAAAGCGCCGGATAAGAAAAACGAAATCAGCGAATTCCTACTGATTGATGAAATGAAAAGAATCAGGACCGCAAATCCAATGGCTGCAAGAAGATGTATGCCCAGTTGAAGCAAATGGAATTCCAGCATATTCAATCCATAAGGAGAATGTTCGTACTTAAAAACAAATTGCAGAGGTGTCTCCCAACCCAAATTCCCGAAAATATATAGTTTGGTTATCACATTGACAACTTCCCATGAGACGACCACCGTTAGAGCATAGATCAAAGCTGCCCCCAGCTTCGCCCATGTTAGATCCTTTCTTCCCTTTCTTGAACTCAGTATGTAATTGTCGACACCTGAGCTGTACTCTCGGGTATAGATTGAAGAAAGTCCGATTAATAGCATCGCTCCGGTAATGATAAACGCGAGCGTCCCCGTATAGTCAATGATTTCTGTTGGCCCTTTGTTAAAGGAAAAATAGGATAGGTCCACGCTTTCTAACATTCTCTTTTCAAGACCGGCATTATACCTGGTTGAACCCTCCAGTTCCTGAAGCTTTTGATTGAAGTCTTCTTCTGCACTCTGAATAAACGCGATATTTTCATAGATGCCCGACTGGATTTGTTCATTCTCAGAAATGAAACTCCCTTCTGTCCCATTGGCTCTCATTTCTTCTACCTTTTCTTCTGCTTCAGTCGTTAGTTGCTTATAAGAGGCTTCAGCCTGCTGGATTTTCTCTGATGTTAGTGTTCCTTCCCATGACTTATAAAATTGCTTCGTCTGATTATCTATTTTCTCGAAGTTTAATATATACATTGACGACAGAAGGGTAAGAACCAAAAAGGTCATATAAATCATTTTTTGACTGTAAATCTTATAGAGTTCGAACTTTAACAACCTCATTGCCTCACCTTCTCTTCATCAAAATAGTACAAATACAAATCCTCCAAGTTTGGTTCTACTCTGACTGCATTGGAATGAGGTTTCCCCTCGTTAATGATCCGCAGCTGATAACCGTCCTGTATTCTCGAGATATTCCCAACCCTATTCCCAGCTTGTAAATCCTCCAATTCTTCTTCTGCTGCAGTCAGTGACCATACTTTATGTGAGATTCCCTCCAAGAGATGAAGTGGAGATTCTTTTTTGATGAGCTTCCCTTCTTTCAGTATCAGAACTTCTTTTGCGATGAATTCAATGTCCGATACAATATGAGTGGATAGAAGAACGATCCGGTTTGCTGATATTTTCGATAACAGATTTCGGAACCGGATACGTTCTTTTGGATCAAGACCTGCTGTTGGTTCATCCACAATCAGGATTTTCGGATCATTCAATAAAGCTTGGGCAATACCAATCCTCTTCTTCATACCGCCGGAGAATTTACCCACTTTCTTTTTCCGCTCCTTGGAAAGCCCGACTAATTCAAGTGTTTCATCCACCTTATCATTAGCCTCGATTTTTGAGAGTCCTTTCAAAGCAGCAATATAATGTAACAACTTTTCCGCCGAGAAATTCTTATATAATCCTACGTGTTGTGGAAGATATCCAATCAAGGCACGATACTCATCATTCATGTGGGCTATATTCCTGCCGTTTAAATAAATGGTCCCCTCTGTTGGCTTCATCACGCTGGCAATAATCCTCATGAGCGTCGTCTTACCGGATCCATTGGCACCAAGGATCCCATATACGCCGGTACTGAATTCCAGGTTGAGGTCATCCAGCGCCTTTTTTTCTGCATATTTATCTTTGAAAACTTTCGATACGCCTTCAATGGTTAAGTTCATAATCTGCACTCCTTTTATAAAACCGAGCAGCTTGTAACGTGACGAGACCAAAGGCTGCTATAATCACCAGCACATAGACAGCAGCAGAAATTGATTCCACCTTATCAATCACTTCTTCATTGCTTAAAAACACTCCGATTCCCAGCCAAACTACCAGTGTGGCCGTGACAGCATGCATATGTCTCGCTCGATTGACAAACAAGAAGGAAATTCCGGTTATGACCGTAAAAGGGGTCATCCAATAAAGCAGCATCTTCCCTGCCCAAACATCTCCGGCAAAAATAGATAGGATCACCATTGCCACCAGATTGATTCCAACATTGAACACGCCGATGATCAGCATCTTGGATAGGATGAGTTCCTGCAAACTGAATCTAAAGGACAGCTCGAGTTCTTCCATACCGGTAAATCTGCTTTTAAGGATCTCAAATAACCCTGTCATGGTTGGCAACGGAGCAAGGAGCATCAGCGTTACATACGGATCTTGATCAGCCATTAATACAGAAAAGCTGCAAATAGCCAGAAACAAACTGTTTACGATCCAGAATAAAGGACTGAAATAAAAGATTCCTTGAAATGAATACTTCATGAAGGCCAAGATGTTTTCCGTATATGTCTTCCACCGGTCTTCTTTTTCAGGAACATAAGGTTTAATCATTTCGATCGTCCTCATCATTTCCGCCTCACTTGGATACTCGACATCATAATCATCCAATTTGAACCCGAGTTCCTTCTCTAGCTCTTCTAACTCAAGCTCCAACTGAGTGTCATCATTT
The nucleotide sequence above comes from Bacillus sp. KH172YL63. Encoded proteins:
- a CDS encoding ABC transporter ATP-binding protein, encoding MNLTIEGVSKVFKDKYAEKKALDDLNLEFSTGVYGILGANGSGKTTLMRIIASVMKPTEGTIYLNGRNIAHMNDEYRALIGYLPQHVGLYKNFSAEKLLHYIAALKGLSKIEANDKVDETLELVGLSKERKKKVGKFSGGMKKRIGIAQALLNDPKILIVDEPTAGLDPKERIRFRNLLSKISANRIVLLSTHIVSDIEFIAKEVLILKEGKLIKKESPLHLLEGISHKVWSLTAAEEELEDLQAGNRVGNISRIQDGYQLRIINEGKPHSNAVRVEPNLEDLYLYYFDEEKVRQ